In Capsicum annuum cultivar UCD-10X-F1 chromosome 7, UCD10Xv1.1, whole genome shotgun sequence, one genomic interval encodes:
- the LOC107878259 gene encoding sigma intracellular receptor 2 — MGAFVKLLDLLLFIYFFFIAIVAPLFDGQTALPSHMFPPVLVDLKDWYTQEYGDYLVSEKPHFFVGLVWLELLFAWPLSVLSLYAIAAGKSWINTTCLLYGVSTLTSMVAILSEMQGSERASDKLLMLYYPFLGFAVLSILRGLLPHSGKTISIGKRSAIGRKKRA; from the exons ATGGGTGCTTTTGTTAAGCTATTAGACTTACTTCTTTTcatctatttctttttcattgCCATTGTTGCACCACTCTTTGATGGCCAAACTGCTCTTCCTAGTCACATGTTTCCTCCTGTTTTGGTTGACTTAAAGGACTGGTACACTCAAGAATATGGTGACTATTTAGTTTCTGAGAAACCCCATTTCTTTGTTGGGTTAGTatggttggagcttctctttGCATGGCCACTCTCTGTCCTTAGTCTTTATGCTATTGCAGCTGGAAAATCTTGGATTAATACTACCTGCTTGCTTTATGGTGTTTCCACTCTCACTTCTATG GTGGCGATACTAAGTGAAATGCAGGGTTCCGAGAGAGCATCAGACAAGTTGCTGATGTTGTACTATCCGTTTCTAGGATTTGCTGTTTTATCAATTTTACGTGGTCTACTGCCTCATTCTGGCAAGACAATTAGCATTGGAAAACGATCCGCTATAGGAAGGAAGAAGAGGGCTTAA